A region of Phaeodactylum tricornutum CCAP 1055/1 chromosome 14, whole genome shotgun sequence DNA encodes the following proteins:
- a CDS encoding predicted protein: MSFSLPTTFHAVPHAGPQSFIRNHTASTPPPSEDMQTLEEEYSSVPGASVSSHSSPGSTADLKGTALPDPALVIFPTPPSHVPVHRQYHHHHSNNNASTSAGTSSSDSLSWHPSVPSVPFVVSAQHHPTPGAALPTASAPPLPSGTALTVQKEPTNRNRRQKRLERNRESARLSRRRRKHYLEVLEEKVTQLSHAMDRGRRAHVAQANRIRQSERHEIVQSGNVKHVVRLETALSRTSRENSVTQTFRWQQLKSLCLPPSTKFVLWLTLQNDVYFRGGRAASERLSAARIGERMLHSGNDKVSPSQAMWPLLCNEVGLSYDQEEKVRAFQRTTLQDPQSWLNRHVAYASDKTMESVHDAAQALALRLGQREKATMDVLTPEQRIKFLAWSQRNRDRVANAVATNPRSIPSHSPYQISPLQHVAANLYVLNHKMQTVLETIPRAAPLVTGLSLKKLSIRPLFESLGCVEERVKGLCRDGSFASSGSLKRAASEMSIDDEERVAIPALSPEDAENTCRPVVDEALGHVADIIPPPPVPLPAPTPVSSMTASLYYAPPHAVASMPTVYSAPDMGGNNGKHARKSSFLPANLNVVPEELWPADAVADDFLMNLVDGDWAIGEGVEF; the protein is encoded by the exons ATGTCTTTCTCGCTACCAACAACGTTCCATGCCGTTCCACACGCTGGTCCCCAGTCCTTTATTAGAAACCACACGGCAAGCACACCGCCTCCTTCCGAAGATATGCAAACTCTCGAAGAAGAGTACTCGTCGGTTCCGGGAGCATCCGTGAGCAGCCACAGCAGTCCGGGATCGACTGCGGACCTCAAAGGCACCGCATTGCCGGATCCGGCGTTGGTGATCTTTCCCACACCGCCGTCCCACGTACCGGTGCACCGCCAGTACCATCACCACCACAGTAACAACAATGCGTCTACGAGTGcggggacgtcgtcgtccgattCCTTGTCGTGGCATCCGTCCGTCCCGAGCGTTCCTTTCGTGGTGTCCGCACAGCACCACCCGACACCCGGGGCCGCGCTACCCACGGCGTCGGCCCCGCCGCTCCCTTCCGGCACGGCACTCACAGTCCAGAAGGAACCCACCAACCGGAATCGTCGGCAAAAACGTCTCGAACGCAACCGCGAATCGGCGCGGTTGAGTCGACGTCGCCGCAAGCACTATTTGGAAGTCCTGGAAGAAAAGGTCACGCAGCTTTCGCACGCCATGGATCGGGGCCGCCGTGCACACGTGGCTCAGGCCAACCGTATACGGCAAAGCGAACGTCACGAGATCGTGCAAAGTGGGAACGTAAAGCACGTGGTCCGGTTGGAAACGGCACTGTCGCGGACATCGCGGGAAAACTCCGTGACCCAGACCTTTCGTTGGCAACAACTCAAGAGTTTGTGTTTGCCACCGTCCACCAAGTTTGTTCTCTGGCTGACCTTGCAGAATGATGTCTACTTTCGAGGAGGACGCGCCGCCAGTGAGAGACTTTCGGCGGCACGCATTGGAGAACGG ATGCTCCACAGCGGAAACGACAAGGTCTCTCCATCCCAAGCCATGTGGCCCTTGCTGTGCAACGAAGTCGGACTCTCGTACGATCAGGAGGAAAAGGTCCGCGCGTTCCAGCGCACCACCTTGCAAGACCCACAATCCTGGTTGAACCGTCACGTGGCCTACGCGTCGGACAAGACCATGGAATCCGTGCACGATGCCGCCCAGGCACTGGCGCTTCGGCTAGGACAACGCGAAAAGGCGACGATGGATGTCCTGACGCCGGAACAACGGATCAAATTTCTCGCTTGGTCACAGCGGAATCGCGACCGCGTCGCCAACGCAGTGGCGACCAACCCACGATCGATCCCGTCGCACAGCCCGTACCAAATTTCTCCATTGCAACACGTGGCTGCGAACCTTTACGTCTTGAACCACAAGATGCAGACTGTTCTCGAGACTATCCCTCGCGCGGCTCCGCTGGTCACGGGCCTCTCGCTCAAGAAGCTTTCTATCCGCCCGCTCTTTGAATCGCTCGGATGCGTCGAAGAACGTGTCAAGGGACTTTGTCGCGACGGCTCGTTCGCGTCCTCCGGATCTCTGAAACGTGCCGCGTCCGAAATGAGtattgacgacgaagaacgcGTAGCCATTCCCGCCCTCAGCCCAGAAGACGCCGAAAACACCTGCCGTCCGGTGGTGGACGAGGCGCTCGGACACGTTGCGGACATCATTCCGCCTCCGCCCGTTCCGTTGCCGGCACCGACGCCCGTCTCCTCCATGACGGCATCTCTTTACTACGCACCTCCGCACGCCGTAGCATCCATGCCGACGGTTTACTCGGCCCCCGACATGGGCGGCAACAATGGCAAGCACGCCCGGAAATCGTCTTTTCTACCGGCCAATCTCAACGTGGTACCGGAAGAGTTGTGGCCGGCCGATGCGGTGGCGGACGATTTCCTCATGAATTTGGTCGACGGGGACTGGGCCATCGGTGAAGGTGTCGAATTTTAA
- a CDS encoding predicted protein, with translation MIENALVEEDVDETPEFINPDDAVEVQVDDDVPMEDDGEEEIGDMDFAEKEPVVDMSVTQLDSHQGPVYAVASFLDETNDTSTLTIISGGGDDKAFLHKMNTGSTPTTVPLEYAHSDSVSCVALNLAYVSTDLSKTPRLAAVGAYDGAIVIYDPDTGAKLQNLEGPTDVEWICFHPKGGAVLLAGSAADNTVWMFHVPMNKCLQVFVGHEAAVTAGAFSPDGKWALSASTDGTVRVWAPRTGQSKHVFRLGDDTGGAGLTCLATNGGSDGQLIIVGAEDGQAHVCHIGTKKVVASLRHYEIPTTTDEMELPMSVEAVGFAAPSVNPNWCATGGVDGQLKIWDLANEDGTHAISSMAGITRLQWHATQPWVFISTTEGSVHVWDARDGKLLRSLTGHTDVINDLHVTFSDQGRNAVIVSGSDDQSVRLFEVDSASVLQN, from the exons ATGATCGAGAACGCTCTTGTTGAAGAGGACGTCGACGAAACTCCAGAATTCATCAATCCCGACGATGCTGTTGAAGTACaggtggacgacgacgtgcCCATGGAGGACGACGGTGAGGAAGAAATCGGCGATATGGATTTCGCGGAAAAGGAACCGGTCGTAGACATGTCCGTGACCCAGCTGGACTCCCATCAGGGTCCAGTGTACGCTGTCGCCAGTTTTTTGGACGAAACCAACGACACGAGCACTCTCACTATCATTTCAGGCGGCGGAGACGACAAGGCATTCCTACACAAGATGAATACCGGGAGCACCCCCACGACGGTCCCGTTGGAATACGCCCACTCCGACAGTGTCAGCTGTGTCGCGCTGAATTTAGCGTACGTCTCCACTGatctttccaaaactccCCGATTAGCGGCAGTGGGTGCCTATGACGGTGCCATTGTCATCTACGACCCCGATACCGGGGCGAAGCTACAAAATTTGGAAGGTCCTACAGATGTGGAGTGGATTTGCTTTCACCCCAAGGGAGGAGCAGTGTTACTGGCTGGATCGGCAGCCGATAATACGGTGTGGATGTTCCACGTTCCCATGAACAAGTGTCTGCAGGTCTTTGTCGGCCACGAGGCGGCCGTCACAGCGGGAGCTTTCTCACCCGACGGTAAATGGGCCTTATCAGCCAGTACCGACGGGACGGTACGAGTGTGGGCACCACGAACGGGGCAATCGAAACATGTCTTTCGGCTGGGAGACGATACGGGAGGAGCAGGGTTGACTTGTCTCGCGACGAACGGCGGTTCGGATGGGCAGTTGATTATTGTGGGCGCAGAAGACGGACAAGCTCACGTCTGTCATATTGGGACTAAGAAGGTGGTAGCATCTTTGCGGCATTACGAAATACCAACCACAACG gacgagatgGAGCTTCCGATGAGTGTGGAAGCCGTCGGTTTTGCGGCCCCGTCGGTGAATCCCAACTGGTGCGCCACGGGAGGCGTAGACGGACAATTGAAGATTTGGGATCTCGCTAACG AGGACGGCACCCACGCAATTTCCTCAATGGCAGGGATCACGCGACTACAGTGGCACGCTACGCAGCCGTGGGTCTTTATATCCACCACGGAGGGTAGCGTGCATGTGTGGGATGCCCGTGACGGTAAGCTGTTGCGGAGCTTGACCGGCCATACGGATGTGATAAACGACTTGCACGTGACATTTTCCGACCAAGGCCGTAACGCCGTGATTGTTTCCGGCAGTGACGACCAATCCGTGCGGTTGTTTGAAGTTGACTCGGCGAGCGTATTGCAAAATTAA
- a CDS encoding predicted protein: MKLGCCGKLDCEYKNDENDVHGGQWIRIDKGPSGFGKLTFIEEQIGRMNPLVRNLYKRIITVGKDYPAGLDHVRVQWKKALRDPNNCPACYKSPATCESEQACQEQLLHAVNRGRYMVKEMIGVIQLKKYRTLKQRYGQQPNAHGNDSALRIAMRRLEEDGREKLQDHDPTSRKPV, translated from the coding sequence ATGAAACTCGGATGCTGCGGcaaacttgactgtgagtacaAAAATGACGAGAACGATGTGCATGGAGGACAATGGATCCGGATCGATAAAGGTCCGTCGGGCTTCGGAAAGCTTACATTCATTGAAGAACAGATCGGCAGGATGAATCCACTGGTACGAAATCTCTATAAACGAATCATAACTGTTGGCAAGGACTATCCAGCCGGCTTGGACCATGTCCGTGTCCAGTGGAAAAAAGCCTTGCGAGACCCTAACAATTGTCCGGCCTGCTACAAATCACCCGCAACTTGTGAGTCCGAGCAAGCCTGTCAAGAGCAACTGTTACATGCAGTTAACCGAGGTCGCTACATGGTCAAGGAAATGATCGGTGTGATTCAGCTCAAAAAGTATCGTACGCTCAAGCAGCGGTACGGCCAGCAGCCGAACGCTCACGGCAACGATAGCGCTCTACGTATTGCCATGCGACGCTTGGAAGAGGACGGACGTGAAAAATTACAAGATCACGATCCTACATCTAGGAAACCAGTATAG
- the SKP4 gene encoding sensor kinase protein 4 (two component sensor, PAS domain, Histidine Kinase, Response Regulator) — MVPLDALCVASAIAHDPSGEMIQHNEAFQNLVLLKDRTEPEGVMDGKMEKTDSGELIEDCDSSLTPTEGSSSLSEEVNEKYIDPTKGDTIWDILELKPGFFGKETKRIYQGDGQPNKWVSIHISTIDSGELGRTIFVQVEDVDESLRAKDQWTAILETSFDGFWDYHIQKDYEYMSPRFWEMFGYAPHEKEHSPSAWQNMIHPEDLKVTMEHLGRHVASRGEYPYCLETRYLHKKGSWVWVLCRGRVIEWGDDGSPIRMVGTHTDITETKLKQIQERELHAKIEREHKRVVAANEELRRFVQHVNAPVFGVDNDGTINIWNLRMVEITRIAEESIVGKPLACSSVKNAAIMVQNALRQKEVTNSLLEIEIPSDGESAAKSLSLLVNTTTRKCVDGTVLGCFCFGLDLTEIQVANQKLVQERERFTAEKTLNEFVAHEVRNPLAAALSAAQFVRDTLIGADVPTELRASLRADTYVISTSLDHIHQLLTSMLDLNKFLAGGLTLSPRQVNLENDIVEPVYVMFAHRAEKSILSYEVPDDCYIEVDELRLKQILINLASNAIKFTQEGYVRIKAGRFDAGRHNMLHIYVEDSGPGIPAEKRWLLFQRYVQLSKQVQGSGIGLFLTRHLVEAMNGTIEIDTTYNSGIQEFPGTRFVVKIPLPDSKLVSPKCTPEKAIDDSSAMLKLSLASERAVDPSESLSVLSQAECFPPHMRVLVVDDDKIIRRILARRLQKLDKTMEIDQAESGEQAIAMIVPPDSKKYELVLVDHFMPLAGGELTGEETIAIIRSHVSGVIVGSSGNDMHKEHEAAGADLFWQKPVPRDSAIIEDLRRIFMAKTMIR; from the coding sequence ATGGTACCATTGGATGCATTGTGTGTAGCTTCCGCCATTGCGCACGATCCTTCGGGGGAGATGATTCAGCACAACGAAGCCTTTCAAAATTTGGTGCTGCTGAAGGATCGAACCGAACCCGAAGGTGTAATGGATGGCAAGATGGAGAAGACAGACTCGGGTGAATTGATTGAGGACTGCGATTCGAGTTTGACTCCAACGGAAGGATCTTCTTCACTGAGTGAGGAAGTAAACGAGAAGTACATTGATCCCACGAAGGGCGATACGATCTGGGATATTTTGGAGCTAAAACCGGGCTTCTTTGGAAAGGAAACCAAGCGAATATATCAGGGTGACGGGCAACCCAACAAGTGGGTCAGCATCCATATCTCCACAATTGATAGCGGAGAGCTGGGCAGAACCATTTTTGTACAAGTTGAAGATGTTGACGAAAGCTTAAGAGCCAAAGATCAGTGGACAGCAATCTTGGAAACGTCATTTGATGGTTTCTGGGATTATCACATTCAAAAAGACTATGAATACATGTCCCCGCGCTTTTGGGAAATGTTTGGGTATGCTCCGCACGAAAAGGAACACAGTCCCAGCGCCTGGCAGAACATGATCCATCCCGAGGACCTTAAAGTCACGATGGAGCATCTTGGTAGGCACGTTGCGAGTAGGGGAGAATATCCTTACTGTTTGGAAACGAGATATCTACACAAGAAAGGTTCCTGGGTGTGGGTACTTTGCCGAGGGCGCGTCATCGAGTGGGGCGACGATGGCTCTCCTATTCGTATGGTTGGTACACATACAGATATTACTGAAACAAAGTTAAAGCAGATCCAGGAGCGCGAATTACACGCAAAAATCGAGCGGGAACATAAACGGGTTGTTGCTGCCAATGAGGAACTACGTCGGTTTGTTCAACATGTGAATGCTCCTGTATTCGGAGTCGACAATGACGGCACCATCAATATTTGGAACCTGAGAATGGTAGAAATTACCCGAATCGCCGAGGAATCAATTGTCGGGAAGCCGCTCGCTTGTAGCAGTGTGAAGAATGCCGCAATTATGGTACAGAACGCTCTGAGACAAAAAGAAGTGACAAATTCACTTTTGGAGATTGAAATTCCAAGTGATGGAGAATCCGCCGCAAagtctctctctcttctCGTCAACACCACCACTAGAAAATGCGTCGATGGAACAGTTTTGggatgtttttgttttggactAGATCTGACCGAGATTCAGGTTGCAAACCAAAAGCTTGTGCAGGAACGTGAACGGTTTACAGCAGAGAAAACCCTGAATGAGTTTGTCGCCCACGAAGTTCGCAATCCACTCGCTGCTGCTCTCTCTGCAGCACAATTCGTTCGTGACACACTCATCGGGGCCGACGTTCCCACGGAACTAAGGGCGTCGCTGCGGGCGGACACTTATGTCATCTCAACAAGCTTGGACCACATCCATCAGCTTTTAACGAGTATGCTGGATTTGAACAAGTTTCTTGCAGGTGGCTTAACACTATCACCTCGGCAGGTGAATCTCGAAAACGATATTGTAGAACCTGTGTACGTCATGTTCGCTCATCGGGCTGAGAAATCCATTCTCTCTTATGAAGTCCCCGATGACTGTTACATTGAAGTGGATGAGCTCCGGTTAAAACAAATTTTGATAAACTTGGCCTCAAATGCGATCAAATTTACACAAGAAGGTTACGTACGCATCAAAGCAGGACGATTTGATGCGGGAAGGCATAATATGCTTCACATTTATGTCGAAGACTCGGGTCCAGGAATCCCAGCTGAAAAGCGTTGGTTGCTTTTCCAACGTTATGTTCAGCTGTCGAAACAGGTGCAAGGCAGCGGTATCGGACTTTTCCTAACAAGGCACTTAGTGGAGGCAATGAACGGTACGATTGAGATTGACACTACATACAACTCTGGAATTCAAGAATTTCCTGGAACTCGATTTGTGGTAAAAATTCCCCTGCCTGACAGTAAACTTGTTTCTCCGAAGTGCACCCCTGAAAAGGCAATAGATGATTCGAGTGCAATGTTGAAGCTATCACTCGCTTCTGAACGGGCAGTAGATCCATCCGAAAGCCTTTCCGTACTTTCACAGGCAGAGTGCTTTCCTCCGCATATGAGAGTGTTGGTAGTCGATGATGATAAGATCATACGGCGTATCCTAGCTCGTCGTTTGCAAAAGCTGGACAAAACAATGGAGATTGACCAGGCAGAGAGCGGTGAACAAGCGATCGCAATGATTGTCCCTCCCGATTCGAAAAAATACGAGCTTGTCTTGGTGGATCATTTCATGCCCCTTGCGGGTGGAGAATTGACTGGCGAAGAAACGATTGCGATAATCCGGTCACACGTTAGCGGTGTAATTGTCGGAAGTTCGGGGAATGACATGCACAAAGAGCACGAAGCAGCAGGTGCAGATCTGTTTTGGCAAAAGCCCGTCCCAAGAGATAGCGCCATCATAGAGGATCTGCGCCGAATCTTCATGGCGAAAACCATGATCCGATGA
- the PFK1 gene encoding pyrophosphate-dependent phosphofructose kinase (A key regulatory enzyme in glycolysis, catalyzes the reaction: D-fructose 6-phosphate + PPi = beta-D-fructose 1,6-bisphosphate + phosphate.), giving the protein MSKEHGQSLWYATALWLTTVVVTAAATYTVTKRREDAKQTAIVYRQYQRDKMLKEKTAEARKKSYEPPSGSLLDDLTLDKIYLWECEDLRKKFPSAMTENTMKCKATPAPLIRSPTLRRSYTAELDESDFETAEKITRYNKLITDHECILADIVRKPNMHTHTVSYMRAGPRRHLHFDPQSVNAAIVTCGGLCPGLNNVIREITKTLHQIYGIEGTVYGIQGGFRGFYDPAPHLQPVILTPELVENIHHEGGTVLGSSRGGFDIEKIRNFIHKHKINNLYVIGGDGTHRGAFRIHEDCMEHGMNVAVAGIPKTIDNDVDYIDHSFGFNSAVEAAQYAIRSAKTEAVCNLPNGIGIVKLMGRSAGFIAAHATMASSDVDLCLVPEVPTVLEGPNGCLPHLMRRVKQQGYAVVVVAEGAGEEVLGISAEADASGNKKLPAIGEFMKQAVTDFFAKHGDVATVKYIDPSYTVRSVPANAADSLYCMQLAQNAVHGAMAGFTGFSVGLCNNRMVWLPIPELVATSPRSMNPRGRTWERVLALTRQPNTVQPLKKGEKDKYDSHSPMLR; this is encoded by the coding sequence ATGAGCAAGGAACACGGGCAGTCCCTGTGGTACGCGACGGCTCTCTGGTTGACGACGGTCGTCGTGACCGCGGCTGCGACGTACACCGTCACGAAGCGTCGCGAAGATGCCAAGCAAACAGCGATTGTTTACCGCCAGTACCAGCGTGACAAGATGCTCAAAGAAAAGACTGCCGAAGCCCGGAAGAAGAGCTACGAACCTCCTTCCGGTAGTCTCCTGGACGACCTTACGCTCGACAAGATTTATCTGTGGGAATGCGAAGATTTGCGCAAAAAGTTCCCTTCCGCCATGACGGAAAACACCATGAAGTGTAAGGCGACTCCGGCTCCGTTGATTCGCTCGCCGACTCTCCGACGATCTTACACGGCCGAATTAGACGAGAGTGACTTCGAAACCGCCGAAAAAATCACACGCTACAACAAGCTCATTACGGACCACGAATGCATCCTCGCCGACATTGTGCGCAAGCCCAACATGCACACGCACACGGTCAGTTATATGCGGGCGGGTCCGCGTCGCCATTTGCATTTCGATCCCCAATCCGTCAATGCCGCCATTGTTACTTGTGGAGGACTCTGTCCGGGTCTCAATAACGTCATTCGCGAAATCACCAAGACCCTGCATCAGATTTACGGCATCGAGGGAACCGTGTACGGTATCCAGGGAGGATTCCGCGGCTTTTACGACCCGGCCCCGCACTTGCAACCCGTCATTCTCACTCCGGAACTCGTGGAGAATATTCATCACGAGGGCGGCACGGTTTTGGGAAGCTCGCGCGGTGGATTCGATATCGAAAAGATTCGCAACTTCATTCACAAACACAAGATTAACAACCTCTACGTGATTGGAGGAGACGGAACGCACCGAGGGGCCTTTCGTATCCACGAGGACTGCATGGAACACGGCATGAATGTGGCCGTCGCGGGTATCCCCAAAaccatcgacaacgacgtcGATTATATTGATCACTCGTTCGGATTTAACTCCGCCGTCGAAGCCGCACAGTACGCCATTCGCTCCGCCAAGACCGAAGCCGTCTGCAATCTACCCAACGGGATAGGCATCGTCAAACTCATGGGGCGCTCCGCGGGATTCATTGCCGCACACGCCACAATGGCCAGTTCCGACGTTGATCTATGTCTGGTACCGGAAGTCCCGACCGTGCTGGAAGGCCCCAACGGTTGCCTACCGCATTTGATGCGCCGCGTCAAGCAACAAGGTTACGCCGTCGTGGTCGTCGCCGAAGGTGCTGGCGAAGAAGTCTTGGGAATTTCTGCGGAAGCTGACGCGAGCGGCAACAAGAAGCTGCCGGCAATCGGAGAATTCATGAAACAAGCCGTAACcgatttctttgccaaacaCGGTGACGTGGCAACGGTGAAGTATATTGACCCTTCCTACACAGTACGTTCCGTCCCCGCCAACGCAGCCGACTCCTTATACTGTATGCAGTTGGCACAAAACGCCGTCCATGGCGCCATGGCGGGCTTTACCGGCTTTTCAGTTGGATTGTGCAACAATCGCATGGTGTGGCTTCCGATTCCTGAACTCGTAGCCACCAGTCCTAGGTCGATGAATCCAAGAGGGCGAACCTGGGAAAGAGTACTGGCGTTGACGCGACAACCCAATACCGTTCAGCCACTGAAAAAAGGTGAAAAGGACAAGTATGACTCGCATTCGCCAATGCTCCGCTGA
- a CDS encoding predicted protein, with protein MPASFPFPPAYYGNLTAHGGPVPAPAPTPSPVPFQAWEADSKMQTASAIALISGITLFAILCVWVALTSAQRASEEISLQAAPSNHEILKRRKEFVKIALIQRDWDTSATEDPDSSDQSVISTSSTSDGQRGPTAIPTGADGSNSAGTDDEEEKSDQDSTFFDDANGCIICLTDFQTHDRVCESNGGVCQHIFHQACMENWLLRHEACPVCRETYLVESV; from the coding sequence ATGCCGGCATCCTTCCCGTTTCCTCCCGCCTACTACGGCAACTTGACCGCTCACGGTGGCCCCGTCCCTGCACCAGCACCCACGCCGTCCCCCGTACCCTTCCAAGCGTGGGAAGCGGATTCGAAAATGCAGACAGCTTCGGCGATTGCTCTCATTTCGGGAATCACGCTATTCGCCATCTTGTGCGTGTGGGTTGCTCTCACGTCCGCACAACGCGCAAGCGAAGAAATTTCGCTCCAGGCGGCCCCCTCCAATCACGAAATATTGAAGCGGCGGAAAGAGTTCGTCAAAATTGCTCTCATTCAGCGAGATTGGGATACTTCCGCCACGGAAGACCCCGACTCCAGTGATCAATCGGTGATAAGCACGAGCAGTACCAGTGACGGCCAGCGTGGGCCAACCGCCATTCCTACCGGTGCGGACGGGAGCAATAGTGCCGGAacggacgacgaggaggagaaaagtgatcaagactcTACTTTCTTCGACGATGCTAACGGTTGTATCATCTGCTTGACAGATTTTCAAACGCACGACCGGGTTTGCGAATCCAATGGTGGCGTCTGTCAGCATATCTTTCATCAGGCGTGTATGGAAAACTGGCTACTCAGACACGAGGCTTGTCCCGTATGTCGAGAAACGTATCTGGTGGAATCCGTATAG
- a CDS encoding predicted protein — MGHPQPPSFLTAMVAGGLAGTSVDVALFPIDTLKTRLQAPVGFLKAGGFKGIYNGIGAAAAGSAPGAALFFCTYETLKPVVLRWQERVGIQNQDALSHMIAASVGEAAACLVRVPTEVVKAKMQTTAAPLSLADTVRGVLKERHGGNPLASVTGGLYRGYGITLFREIPFAVIQFPLYEKFKVWWGDQQGTPVSPWQAAACGSFSGAIAAAVTTPLDVLKTRLMLGTDKNGRVYTGVSDVLRTTLEAEGKTALLNGIQPRVMWISIGGFVFFGAYETFKATVSPVLG, encoded by the coding sequence ATGGGTCATCCTCAACCTCCCAGTTTTCTAACAGCaatggttgctggaggcTTGGCAGGTACCAGTGTTGATGTTGCGCTGTTTCCGATCGATACTTTGAAAACGCGACTTCAGGCGCCCGTCGGATTTCTCAAAGCGGGAGGATTCAAAGGCATTTACAACGGTATCGGTGCGGCTGCGGCTGGATCGGCTCCCGGTGCCGCTCTCTTCTTTTGCACGTACGAAACACTGAAACCCGTTGTATTGCGGTGGCAAGAACGAGTTGGGATTCAGAATCAGGATGCCCTTTCCCACATGATTGCCGCTTCGGTTGGTGAGGCGGCTGCCTGCTTGGTGCGCGTTCCCACCGAAGTCGTCAAAGCCAAGATGCAGACCACCGCGGCACCTTTGAGTCTGGCAGACACAGTCCGGGGCGTTCTGAAAGAAAGGCATGGAGGTAATCCTTTGGCTAGCGTTACGGGTGGTCTATACCGAGGATACGGGATCACGTTGTTCCGGGAAATTCCCTTTGCGGTGATTCAATTTCCATTGTACGAAAAATTTAAGGTATGGTGGGGTGATCAACAAGGTACGCCCGTCAGTCCATGGCAGGCAGCGGCCTGTGGTTCGTTTTCAGGAGCCATCGCTGCCGCTGTTACAACTCCACTTGATGTGTTGAAAACGCGGCTCATGCTTGGCACCGACAAGAACGGCAGAGTCTATACTGGCGTGAGCGATGTCCTACGGACTACTTTGGAGGCGGAAGGGAAGACCGCCTTATTGAACGGAATCCAACCGCGTGTTATGTGGATTTCAATTGGTGGATTCGTCTTCTTTGGCGCATACGAAACCTTCAAAGCCACGGTGTCTCCAGTGCTAGGATAG
- a CDS encoding predicted protein encodes MLKAAGVLSTEKRYGAGGNKSAHSGGVLSARKLEEADDVGTIVKVDKSLSKAIMQARTAKKLTQKELATAINEKPQVVAEYESGKAIPNPQIISKLERKLGVKL; translated from the coding sequence ATGCTGAAGGCTGCCGGTGTATTGAGTACGGAAAAGCGCTACGGTGCCGGGGGTAACAAGAGCGCACATTCAGGCGGAGTCTTGTCGGCGAGAAAgctggaagaagccgacgatGTGGGCACTATTGTAAAGGTTGACAAGAGTTTGAGTAAGGCAATTATGCAGGCTCGTACGGCCAAAAAGCTTACGCAGAAGGAGCTCGCCACGGCGATCAACGAAAAACCACAAGTAGTGGCAGAATATGAATCGGGCAAGGCGATTCCCAACCCACAGATCATTAGCAAGCTAGAGCGCAAGCTAGGTGTCAAGCTG
- a CDS encoding predicted protein, producing the protein SFNASEQEESSDTECAICLSEFAENDEVCRARNVDCKHIYHSKCLKAWLLKHDGCPICRQDYLSSAV; encoded by the coding sequence AGTTTCAACGCATCAGAGCAAGAGGAGAGCAGTGATACCGAATGTGCTATTTGTTTGAGTGAGTTCGCTGAAAATGATGAAGTGTGTCGAGCAAGAAACGTCGACTGCAAGCACATTTATCACTCAAAGTGCCTTAAAGCATGGCTACTAAAACACGATGGCTGCCCAATATGCCGACAAGACTACCTGAGTTCCGCTGTCTAG